The Miscanthus floridulus cultivar M001 chromosome 7, ASM1932011v1, whole genome shotgun sequence genome includes a region encoding these proteins:
- the LOC136464863 gene encoding RING-H2 finger protein ATL1-like gives MDASRGSSSAIFPMPQITPLLFASPPAAALPSSSLSLSSYSSSSLRGHAPSITSFPILVLTVLGILAASVLLLAYYVFVIRCCLTWHRGSSHVAGPIVSRRGLRPQRTGTTTSSSTAPADAGAEPRGLEDAAIRALPAFSYRKKPANAAAATDESSAPASECAVCLGEFEEGDRVRMLPACLHVFHLGCVDAWLQGNASCPLCRASADVAATLCRLPPLPPEEEVVVTIQVVVPGGAEEDGQDTREQGQREAIVPPAAEFEGEDTCTDRQVSGEKTKSTIDGMTERRKDGEVLPPRTRTSFSRDGDAMAGGGEVHLQIRESILQRESLPYT, from the coding sequence ATGGACGCGAGCCGGGGCAGCAGCAGCGCCATCTTCCCGATGCCGCAGATCACCCCGCTGCTCTTCGCCTCGCCACCGGCGGCAGCATTGCCATCTTCTTCCCTCTCTCTTTCCTCctattcctcctcctccttgcgcGGCCACGCGCCGTCCATCACCAGCTTCCCCATCCTCGTGCTCACGGTGCTGGGCATCCTCGCTGCCtccgtcctcctcctcgcctaCTACGTCTTCGTCATCCGCTGCTGCCTCACCTGGCACCGCGGCTCCTCCCACGTCGCCGGCCCCATCGTCTCCCGCCGCGGACTCCGCCCCCAACGCACCGGCACCACAACCTCCAGCAGCACCGCGCCCGCCGACGCCGGCGCCGAGCCGCGCGGCCTCGAGGACGCCGCCATCCGGGCGCTGCCGGCGTTCAGCTACAGGAAGAAGCCCGCCAATGCCGCGGCGGCCACCGACGAGTCGTCCGCTCCCGCGAGCGAGTGCGCGGTGTGCCTCGGCGAGTTCGAGGAGGGCGACAGGGTCAGGATGCTGCCCGCCTGCCTCCACGTCTTCCACCTCGGCTGCGTCGACGCCTGGCTCCAGGGCAACGCCAGCTGCCCGCTCTGCAGGGCCAGTGCGGACGTCGCCGCCACCCTCTGCCGCCTGCCCCCGCTGCCGcccgaggaggaggtggtggtgaccATCCAGGTCGTCGTCCCCGGCGGCGCTGAGGAAGACGGCCAAGACACGCGGGAACAGGGGCAGCGAGAAGCCATCGTGCCACCCGCTGCCGAGTTTGAAGGAGAAGACACCTGTACAGATCGTCAGGTCAGTGGTGAGAAAACGAAGAGCACCATCGATGGCATGACGGAGAGGAGGAAGGATGGAGAGGTTCTTCCACCGAGGACGAGGACGTCCTTCTCCAGGGACGGAGACGCAATGGCTGGTGGTGGGGAGGTTCACCTGCAGATTCGGGAGAGCATCTTGCAGAGGGAGTCACTCCCGTACACATGA
- the LOC136466316 gene encoding lysine-rich arabinogalactan protein 19-like, with product MMEAGGRGGAEDDTGGAQLGERGFEGRGCGEAARVKKVSYPKHSFSNSLPPSPPRRRRRARIAGELPPLHGLSLPPCAQIRRAPPATLPAKLRPLPSPASSARLPPRLAVVVGPASPARSPLYVLPPSLHADSRERHPPPSLPSSAHFPPRRAPLASFPTSSSSPGPPHRRDPPCTASLPPYA from the exons ATGATGGAAGCCGGTGGCCGGGGCGGGGCCGAGGACGACACCGGCGGAGCTCAGTTAGGGGAGCGCGGGTTCGAGGGACGGGGGTGTGGTGAGGCAGCAAGAG TAAAAAAAGTCAGCTACCCAAAACATTCCTTCTCCAACAGCCTGCCTCCGTccccgcctcgccgtcgtcgtcgggccCGCATCGCCGGCGAGCTCCCTCCCCTGCAcggcctctccctccctccctgcgcGCAGATCCGGCGAGCGCCGCCCGCCACCCTCCCCGCCAAGCTCCGCCCACTTCCCTCCCCGGCGAGCTCCGCCCGCCTCCCTccccgcctcgccgtcgtcgtcgggccCGCCTCACCGGCGAGATCCCCCCTGTACGTCCTCCCTCCCTCCTTGCACGCAGATTCGCGCGAGCGCCACCCGCCTCCCTCCCTGCCAAGCTCCGCCCACTTCCCTCCCCGGCGAGCTCCGCTCGCCTCCTTCCCcacctcgtcgtcgtcgccgggCCCGCCTCACCGGCGAGATCCCCCCTGCacggcctccctccctccctacgCGTAG